The following is a genomic window from Miltoncostaea oceani.
CGGACCGGCGCGGGGCGCGCCCGCGGGTGAGCGTCCTCCTGACGACCTACCAGCACGAGCGCTTCATCGCCGACGCCCTCGAGGGCGTCGTGGCGCAACGGCTCGACGGACCGTGGGAGGTCATCGTCGGCGACGACGCCTCGACCGACCGCAACCGCGAGATCATCCGCGACTACGCACGGCGGTACCCCGATCTCATCCACACCCACTTCCCCGAGCGCAACCTCGGTCACGGTGGCCGCCCGATCTTCGCCCAGATGGTCGAACGCGCCCGGGGGGACCACCTCGCCGTGCTCGACGGCGACGACTACTGGACCGACCCCCGCAAGCTGGCGCGCCAGTCCGCCTACCTCGACGCGCACCCCGGCTGCGCGATGTGCTTCCACGACGTCGTGATCCACTGGGAGGACGGGTCCGCGCCCGACAGCCGCAGCACCCGGCGGTGGGAGCCGCGACGGTTCGGCCTGCGCCACCTGCTGGGCTCGGTCAACATCGCGGCCTGCAGCCCGATGTTCCGCCGGACGGCGCTGGCGCCCCTGCCCGAGTGGTACCGCGACGTCATCTGGGGCGACTGGCAGCTCTACGTCCTCGCCGCCCAGCACGGTTGGATCGGCTACCTCCCCGACGCGATGGCCGTGTACCGCGTCAACGACGGAGGCGTCACATGGGCGGATGACGGCTCGGTCGTGGAGCGTGCCCGGCGTGTGGTGCGGTTCCACGGGGAGCTCGCAGGCCGCTTCGACGCCCGCCTCGACCGCGTGTTCGCCCGCTCCCGGTCGAAGGCCCTGTTCGAACTCGCGGCCGCGCAGGCCGCCGCCGGCGACGACGGCGGGGCGAGGGACAGCCTCGCCCGCAGCCTCCGCGCGTACGGCCCACGCCTCCGTCCACGCGACGCGCGCAGGCTTCTGCTGCGCCGGTCGATCGGGCGGGGGCCGCACCGTTGAGGCTCAGCGTCCTCCTGACGACCTACCAGCACGAGCGCTTCATCGCCGACGCCCTCGAGGGCGTCGTGGCGCAACGGCTCGACGGACCGTGGGAGGTCATCGTCGGCGACGACGCCTCGACCGATCGCAACCGCGAGATCATCCGCGACTACGCACGGCGGTACCCCGATCTCATCCACACCCACTTCCCCGAGCGCAACCTCGGTCACGGTGGCCGCCCGATCTTCGCCCAGATGGTCG
Proteins encoded in this region:
- a CDS encoding glycosyltransferase; this encodes MSVLLTTYQHERFIADALEGVVAQRLDGPWEVIVGDDASTDRNREIIRDYARRYPDLIHTHFPERNLGHGGRPIFAQMVERARGDHLAVLDGDDYWTDPRKLARQSAYLDAHPGCAMCFHDVVIHWEDGSAPDSRSTRRWEPRRFGLRHLLGSVNIAACSPMFRRTALAPLPEWYRDVIWGDWQLYVLAAQHGWIGYLPDAMAVYRVNDGGVTWADDGSVVERARRVVRFHGELAGRFDARLDRVFARSRSKALFELAAAQAAAGDDGGARDSLARSLRAYGPRLRPRDARRLLLRRSIGRGPHR